In Halichondria panicea chromosome 9, odHalPani1.1, whole genome shotgun sequence, a genomic segment contains:
- the LOC135340776 gene encoding short-chain collagen C4-like: MMKSGFLLFITFGVFSSMQLLTLAKKPGSVDLSVSALRGRDGRDGLPGKNGCDGVQGPVGPKGLPGKNGPPGKNGPPGTSGDPGTKSAGKVVYTRWGKTTCRDGANLVYAGVMAGSHHLRTGGGTTRLCMPSKPDYTLPFIKGVQNYSPLYNVEYQNTVRNHGHDIPCAVCMVPTKEVVLMVPGKSSCPAGFTREYYGYLMSERVHGNHKRSTFECVDKALESVPGSAQQKGNGLFGHVEAVCNALACPPYNNYKEINCAMCTM; encoded by the exons ATGATGAAGTCTGGCTTTCTCTTATTCATTACCTTTGGAGTCTTCAGCTCTATGCAGCTACTTACACTGGCAAAAA AGCCTGGATCAGTGGATCTTAGTGTCTCTGCCCTCCGTGGTCGTGATGGTAGGGATGGGCTGCCAGGAAAAAATGGATGTGATGGAGTGCAGGGACCAGTGGGTCCAAAAGGACTCCCTGGAAAGAATGGACCTCCTGGAAAGAATGGACCTCCTGGTACATCCGGAGACCCTGGAACAAAGAGTGCGGGAAAAGTGGTCTACACCAGGTGGGGGAAAACTACCTGCAGAGATGGAGCCAATCTAGTCTATGCTGGAGTAATGGCTGGAAGTCATCATCTTCGCACTGGTGGTGGTACCACTCGACTGTGCATGCCCAGTAAACCTGACTACACCCTCCCATTCATTAAAGGTGTGCAGAACTACAGCCCACTCTACAATGTCGAATATCAAAATACTGTTCGAAACCATGGCCACGACATTCCTTGTGCTGTGTGTATGGTACCCACTAAAGAAGTTGTGTTAATGGTACCCGGCAAGAGCTCTTGTCCAGCTGGATTCACGAGAGAGTACTACGGTTACCTCATGTCAGAGAGGGTGCATGGTAATCATAAACGATCTACATTTGAATGCGTTGACAAAGCTCTCGAGTCTGTACCTGGAAGTGCACAACAGAAGGGAAATGGTCTGTTTGGTCATGTTGAGGCTGTGTGTAATGCACTCGCTTGCCCTCCTTACAACAACTACAAAGAGATCAACTGTGCTATGTGCACAATGTAG
- the LOC135340748 gene encoding E3 ubiquitin-protein ligase AMFR-like — translation MPLDRVDQLPLPNLHIYTVFSGLGLFYALVYSLSAPDGFYHTFTADVWCAAAALNMCCCCFFLLTKSIYSLVFGKLRHIEQQHMRDKFWNFVFYKFIFVFGVMNVQDMQELLYWCVWFALLGTLLLTQQLCKDRFQFLSFSPNTPASSHAKIITLVSLVIGSCAGLFMVTAIVGWQYGFNYFTFLYSEVFILFARALHTVIRYVIHLWDMQHDGTWENRSTYTYYTELLLEMAALGIDFMHHIHMLLWANMFLSVASLILLMKLRFLYQEIQRRLQRHSNYVLVSQTLETRFVQVSRQELLLSDEVCAICWEGMSTASKLPCGHIFHMGCLRSWLEQATVCPTCRRSLSEDLHSPSGEGGVARGVANERGGAGVREPRRRMARNWLLHFNGASIANWLPTFSLQLHQDGDEARWTDAAELHREAQRVHSMFPHTPLEAITLDLADTHSVSLTVERIINNVIYIPEQDRPSGELTPSQPHTHTGTQCTLPNTPLPTASPLSCSEPHTLTHVTPPTITEQTCGPTHTTSTVRKRNVNQDTGTKDTPSTDAVRVQDTGTKDTPSTDAVRVARPIRTGAADDAPAQCVVTTVPARVKVRKMEPFASLVERKEQLLERARRQYLLKNPMLKSVN, via the exons ATGCCCCTGGACAGAGTGGACCAGCTGCCCCTACCCAACCTACACATATACACCGTCTTCAGTGGACTGGGTCTGTTCTATGCTCTTGTGTACTCTCTGAGTGCCCCTGATGGATTCTACCACACCTTCACAGCAGACGTGTGGTGTGCCGCG GCTGCCCTCAACATGTGCTGCTGTTGCTTCTTCCTACTCACTAAGTCTATCTATTCCCTCGTGTTTGGGAAGCTGAGACATATCGAACAGCAGCACATGAGAGACAAGTTCTGGAACTTTGTGTTCTACAAGTTCATCTTTGTGTTTGGAGTGATGAATGTACAGGACATGCAGGAGCTGCTCtactggtgtgtgtggtttgcACTATTGGGGACACTACTGCTCACACAACAACTCTGCAAGGACAGGTTTCAATTT ctcTCCTTCTCCCCGAATACGCCCGCCTCCTCCCACGCCAAGATCATCACGCTTGTCTCCTTGGTGATTGGTAGTTGTGCCGGGTTGTTCATGGTAACAGCCATTGTTGGGTGGCAGTATGGCTTCAACTACTTCACCTTCCTCTACTCTGAAGTGTTCATCTTGTTTGCACGAGCACTGCACACTGTCATAAG ATACGTGATTCACCTGTGGGACATGCAGCATGATGGCACATGGGAGAACAGATCCACCTATACCTACTACACTGAGCTGCTACTGGAGATGGCAGCGCTGGGTATTGACTTCATGCACCACATCCACATGCTGCTCTGGGCTAACATGTTCCTGAGCGTGGCCTCTCTCATTCTACTCATGAAACTACGATTCCTGTATcag GAGATCCAGCGTAGACTGCAGAGGCATAGCAACTATGTGCTAGTGAGTCAGACCCTGGAAACAAGGTTTGTGCAAGTGTCTCGCCAGGAGCTGCTCTTGAGTGATGAGGTGTGTGCCATCTGCTGGGAGGGTATGAGCACTGCCTCCAAACTTCCGTGTGGACATATCTTCCATAT GGGGTGCCTGCGGTCGTGGTTGGAGCAAGCTACAGTGTGTCCAACCTGTCGACGCTCTCTCAGTGAAGACCTACACTCCCCGTCCGGTGAAGGAGGCGTGGCTAGGGGTGTGGCCAATGAGAGGGGCGGGGCTGGTGTACGAGAGCCGAGGAGACGAATGGCACGGAACTGGCTGCTACATTTCAATGGTGCATCGATTGCTAACTGGCTGCCCACGTTCTCCCTCCAGCTGCATCAGGACGGGGACGAGGCTCGCTGGACCGATGCTGCTGAGCTACACAGAgaa gcccaACGTGTACACTCCATGTTCCCCCACACTCCACTGGAGGCCATCACACTTGACCTCGCTGACACACACTCCGTCTCACTCACAGTCGAGAGAATTATCAACAATGTCATCTATATCCCCGAACAAGATCGGCCATCAGGAGagctcacaccctcacagcctcacacccacacaggcaCACAATGCACACTTCCCAACACACCACTTCCGACAGCTTCACCTTTATCATGCTCGgagcctcacaccctcacacatgTCACGCCGCCCACAATCACAGAACAAACTTGCggacccacccacaccacaagTACTGTACGAAAGAGAAACGTGAACCAAGACACAGGCACTAAAGACACACCCAGCACTGACGCTGTGAGGGTCCAAGACACAGGCACTAAAGACACACCCAGCACTGACGCTGTGAGGGTAGCTCGGCCTATTCGTACTGGTGCAGCTGATGACGCCCCCGCACAGTGTGTGGTGACAACAGTGCCGGCTAGGGTCAAAGTTCGGAAGATGGAGCCATTCGCATCGCTAGTGGAGCGCAAGGAGCAACTGTTGGAGAGAGCTAGGAG GCAATATCTCTTGAAGAATCCGATGCTCAAGTCTGTGAACTAA